In the Malaya genurostris strain Urasoe2022 chromosome 1, Malgen_1.1, whole genome shotgun sequence genome, one interval contains:
- the LOC131430901 gene encoding uncharacterized protein LOC131430901, with protein MFSKQVALFVLVASALLGCAYTQSNNWRRPNETTSYPTESASDRAQRLGLGTTGYGTGLNGYGYSSSGVGGYAPLKIDLGGVILGTLVGIGALLILPKLVGAFGGGGYGSGHYRSNDASDLTGVTDMLNKMDDFLAQNNIDSGSCMQKAICSYVRSSDYHMQVGTADQIEHMILALSENSLVDYMLDGTAIKEAIKNGKQQTARSCDELYKTCPLDRQSALQVFKKMFPLGGN; from the exons ATGTTCAGCAAACAAGTGGCGTTATTTGTGTTAGTTGCTTCTGCATTGTTGGGATGTGCTTATACTCAAAG CAATAACTGGCGCCGACCGAATGAGACCACCTCTTACCCAACCGAATCGGCTAGTGATCGTGCTCAACGACTCGGCTTGGGAACAACTGGGTACGGTACTGGATTGAACGGGTACGGGTACTCGAGTTCCGGTGTAGGAGGATACGCTCCGTTGAAAATTGATCTTGGCGGTGTCATTCTCGGGACACTGGTCGGAATTGGAGCCCTGCTGATTCTACCCAAGCTGGTTGGTGCCTTCGGTGGTGGTGGTTACGGAAGTGGTCATTATCGTAGTAACGATGCGAGTGATCTGACCGGAGTCACCGATATGTTGAACAAAATGGATGATTTTCTAGCACAGAACAACATTGACTCGGGCTCATGCATGCAGAAGGCGATTTGTAGCTACGTGCGTTCCTCGGACTATCACATGCAGGTTGGAACGGCAGATCAAATCGAACATATGATTTTGGCTTTGTCGGA GAACTCACTGGTGGACTACATGTTGGATGGAACAGCAATCAAGGAAGCCATCAAGAATGGAAAACAACAGACGGCACGGTCCTGCGATGAACTGTATAAAACTTGCCCGCTAGATAGGCAATCTGCATTACAAGTGTTCAAGAAAATGTTCCCTCTAGGCGGGAACTAA